Proteins from one Arthrobacter sp. DNA4 genomic window:
- a CDS encoding PH domain-containing protein: MRKTLVPGEQVIVTTRPQPRKLAGAAVAFVLAPALAAFASAWVIRGGAARVAPALGRQWTPWLVTACVLAAAAVWLGYCLPRLLRWQGTRYTLTSQRMVARYGLLNRRDQQVNLASVRNLTVHESLLQRLVRSGNISLETGHQGMVTFRDVPEVARFRDFILDAIGELPDDSGTQPGGATYYPAGAFPEDMREGGRDDR, from the coding sequence ATGCGTAAAACCCTCGTGCCAGGGGAGCAGGTCATCGTCACTACCCGCCCGCAGCCGAGGAAGCTCGCCGGAGCCGCGGTGGCCTTTGTCCTGGCGCCTGCACTTGCCGCCTTCGCCAGCGCCTGGGTCATCCGCGGCGGCGCAGCCCGTGTGGCGCCGGCCCTCGGCCGCCAGTGGACGCCATGGCTCGTGACCGCCTGCGTCCTCGCCGCCGCAGCCGTCTGGCTGGGCTATTGCCTGCCCCGCCTGCTGCGTTGGCAAGGCACCCGCTACACCCTGACCAGCCAGCGGATGGTGGCCCGGTACGGCCTGCTGAACCGGCGGGACCAGCAGGTGAACCTGGCGTCGGTGCGCAACCTGACAGTCCATGAATCGCTGCTGCAGCGACTGGTGCGCTCAGGGAATATATCCTTGGAAACCGGGCACCAGGGCATGGTGACCTTTCGCGACGTGCCCGAGGTCGCCCGGTTCCGCGACTTTATCCTCGACGCCATCGGGGAACTGCCGGACGACAGCGGGACCCAGCCGGGTGGCGCGACGTATTACCCCGCCGGTGCTTTTCCGGAGGACATGAGAGAAGGTGGACGGGATGACCGATGA
- a CDS encoding acyl-CoA carboxylase subunit beta encodes MSHDLTTTAGKIADFRDRQARAEQPSGPEAIEKQHARGKNTARERIALLLDEDSFVEFDALAVHRSTAFGMEKKKPLGDGLVSGYGTVDGRLVAVYSQDFTVYGGSLSQVNGEKIVKVQEFALRNGCPVVGILDGGGARIQEGVASLAMFADIFRNNVHASGVVPQISLIMGPSAGGAAYSPALTDYVVMVDKTSHMFITGPDVIKTVTGEDVDMETLGGARQHNATTGTSTYLASDETDAIEFVRELLDFLPSNNLAEAPVLGHQQELETDDDDLALDTLVPDSANQPYDMRTVVEQIVDDGHFLEMQALYAPNVMIGYGRVEGHTVGIVANQPLQFAGTLDIAASEKAARFVRHCDAFNIPIITLVDVPGFLPGKDQEFQGIIRRGAKLLYAYAEATVPKLTVITRKAYGGAYIVMGSKKLGADLNLAWPTAQIGVMGAQGAVNILYRRDLAAVAEDGGDVEARRAQVIQQYEEELLNPYQAAELGYVDAVIAPSDTRIQIIKGLRALRDKRASLPAKKHGNIPL; translated from the coding sequence ATGAGCCACGATCTGACAACGACAGCGGGAAAGATTGCCGATTTCCGCGACCGCCAGGCGCGCGCCGAACAGCCTTCCGGCCCCGAAGCCATCGAAAAGCAGCACGCCCGCGGCAAGAACACCGCCCGCGAGCGCATCGCCCTGCTGCTGGACGAGGACTCGTTTGTTGAGTTTGACGCCCTGGCCGTGCACCGCTCCACCGCCTTTGGCATGGAAAAGAAGAAACCGCTGGGCGATGGCCTGGTGTCCGGCTACGGCACCGTGGACGGACGCCTGGTGGCGGTCTACAGCCAGGACTTCACCGTCTATGGCGGATCGCTGAGCCAGGTCAACGGCGAAAAGATCGTCAAGGTCCAGGAGTTCGCGCTCCGCAACGGCTGCCCGGTCGTGGGCATCCTGGACGGCGGCGGCGCCCGCATCCAGGAAGGCGTGGCCTCGCTGGCCATGTTCGCGGACATCTTCCGGAACAACGTCCATGCCAGCGGCGTGGTGCCGCAGATCTCGCTCATCATGGGCCCGTCCGCCGGCGGCGCCGCCTACTCCCCCGCCCTCACCGACTACGTGGTGATGGTGGACAAGACCTCGCACATGTTCATCACCGGCCCCGACGTCATCAAGACCGTCACCGGCGAGGACGTGGACATGGAAACCCTTGGCGGCGCCCGGCAGCACAACGCCACCACCGGCACCTCCACCTACCTGGCCTCGGACGAGACCGATGCCATTGAGTTCGTGCGCGAACTGCTGGACTTCCTCCCGTCGAACAACCTGGCAGAGGCACCCGTCCTGGGGCACCAGCAGGAGTTGGAGACCGACGACGACGACCTCGCCCTGGACACGCTGGTTCCGGATTCAGCCAACCAGCCCTACGACATGCGCACAGTGGTGGAGCAGATTGTGGACGACGGGCACTTCCTGGAGATGCAGGCCCTGTATGCGCCCAACGTGATGATCGGCTACGGCCGGGTGGAGGGCCACACGGTAGGCATCGTGGCCAACCAGCCCCTCCAGTTCGCCGGCACCCTGGACATCGCCGCATCGGAAAAGGCGGCCCGCTTCGTGCGCCACTGCGACGCCTTCAACATCCCCATCATCACCCTCGTGGATGTCCCCGGCTTCCTGCCCGGCAAGGACCAGGAGTTCCAGGGCATCATCCGCCGCGGCGCGAAACTTCTCTATGCCTACGCCGAGGCCACCGTCCCCAAGCTCACCGTCATCACCCGCAAGGCCTACGGCGGCGCCTACATTGTCATGGGTTCCAAGAAACTCGGTGCCGACCTTAACCTGGCCTGGCCCACGGCGCAGATCGGCGTGATGGGCGCGCAGGGTGCGGTGAACATCCTCTACCGCCGCGACCTCGCAGCCGTGGCCGAGGACGGCGGCGACGTCGAGGCGCGCCGTGCCCAAGTGATCCAGCAGTACGAGGAAGAACTCCTCAACCCCTACCAGGCCGCTGAGCTGGGCTACGTGGACGCCGTCATCGCCCCTTCAGACACCCGCATCCAGATCATCAAGGGACTGCGCGCCCTGCGGGACAAGAGGGCCAGCCTCCCCGCCAAGAAGCACGGGAACATCCCGCTGTGA
- a CDS encoding adenylate/guanylate cyclase domain-containing protein — MTDEAQQERVERIPTGTAAVEPASDDYHAGASLAGPDSPAEMPAVDRHPPTGAMSAERLAMKALEARLLGGERKLRRREVAAGAGLSLLSARKLWRALGFPNFGDEDVAFTERDQAALSTVVDLVRAGKLTEEAAISVTRSIGQMTDRMVVWQIEALVEDMVHEQGVTDAVARKRLVNELPALVDALEEVLVYSWRRQLNAGVQRLAVRAEAGLQASEEGREGDEDDAPLPLARAVGFADLVSYTSLSRRMNEKTLARLVQRFENKCAEIISVGGGRLVKTVGDEVLYIAETPAAGAEISLALAEAFTEDEILPEARVAMVWGRILSRLGDIYGPTVNLAARLTTLADPGTVLVDSMTASALEHDERFVLIPQEPENVRGFGEINPVRLTRGRGKGLVLD; from the coding sequence ATGACCGATGAGGCCCAGCAGGAACGCGTCGAGCGCATCCCGACCGGAACCGCCGCCGTCGAGCCTGCTTCCGACGACTACCACGCCGGCGCGTCATTGGCAGGCCCGGATTCCCCCGCGGAAATGCCCGCCGTCGACCGGCACCCGCCCACAGGTGCCATGTCCGCCGAGCGCCTGGCCATGAAGGCGCTCGAAGCCCGGCTGCTGGGTGGTGAACGCAAGCTCCGCCGTCGTGAAGTTGCTGCCGGCGCTGGGCTGTCCCTCCTCTCTGCCCGCAAACTTTGGCGTGCCCTTGGATTCCCGAATTTCGGCGACGAGGACGTCGCGTTCACCGAACGTGACCAGGCAGCCCTGTCCACGGTGGTGGACCTGGTCCGCGCCGGCAAGCTCACGGAGGAAGCCGCCATTTCGGTGACCCGCTCCATCGGCCAAATGACCGACCGCATGGTGGTCTGGCAGATCGAAGCGCTGGTGGAGGACATGGTCCACGAGCAGGGCGTCACGGATGCCGTGGCCCGCAAGCGCCTGGTCAACGAACTGCCCGCGCTGGTGGACGCGCTGGAGGAAGTGCTGGTCTATTCCTGGCGCCGCCAGCTCAACGCCGGGGTTCAGCGGCTCGCGGTCCGGGCCGAAGCCGGTCTGCAGGCCAGCGAGGAAGGCCGTGAAGGCGACGAGGATGACGCTCCGTTGCCCCTGGCCCGCGCCGTGGGTTTCGCTGACCTGGTCTCCTACACCAGCCTGTCCCGCCGGATGAACGAGAAGACGCTCGCCCGCCTGGTCCAGCGCTTCGAGAACAAGTGCGCAGAGATCATCTCCGTCGGCGGCGGCCGGCTGGTCAAGACGGTGGGTGATGAAGTCCTGTACATCGCCGAAACCCCGGCAGCCGGTGCCGAGATCTCCCTGGCGCTCGCCGAGGCCTTCACCGAGGATGAGATCCTCCCCGAAGCCCGGGTGGCCATGGTGTGGGGCAGGATCCTGTCCCGCCTGGGCGACATCTACGGTCCCACTGTCAATCTCGCAGCGCGCCTGACCACCCTTGCGGATCCGGGCACGGTGCTGGTGGACTCCATGACCGCCTCCGCCCTGGAGCACGACGAGCGGTTCGTCCTGATTCCCCAGGAGCCGGAAAACGTGCGCGGCTTTGGTGAGATCAATCCCGTCCGCCTCACGCGCGGCCGGGGCAAGGGCCTGGTCCTCGACTAG
- a CDS encoding biotin--[acetyl-CoA-carboxylase] ligase, with amino-acid sequence MDDAHAPGSPLNRGDLADQRFLAATGIPRIDVVDSTGSTNADLLRGVTVDPGAWPDLSVLTAEYQTAARGRLDRRWEAPPLSSVSVSVVLRPVNAEGRPLPTQSYSWLSLIAALALRETLLETAGLPAELKWPNDVLVRGRKIAGILAQLGPMVDGSVPPVILGTGLNVTLRESELPVPTATSVVIEGARTTDRTALLKSYLSHFAVLYRSFCNADGDPTAGMAGGPSLHKRVEAVMVTLGKQVRAQLPGDHEIIGHASRLDDYGSLLVVDRDSHEHVVTAGDVVHLRPWTSPDAPNQGGYA; translated from the coding sequence ATGGATGACGCACATGCACCGGGTTCCCCCCTGAACCGAGGGGACCTGGCCGACCAGCGTTTCCTCGCCGCCACGGGGATCCCCCGGATCGACGTCGTGGACTCCACCGGCTCCACCAACGCCGACCTCCTGCGCGGTGTCACGGTGGACCCTGGGGCATGGCCGGACCTCTCCGTCCTGACGGCGGAGTACCAGACAGCCGCACGGGGACGCCTGGACAGGCGGTGGGAGGCGCCCCCGCTGAGCTCGGTGTCTGTCTCCGTGGTGCTGCGTCCCGTCAACGCGGAGGGCAGGCCCCTCCCCACCCAGAGCTACTCCTGGCTGTCCCTCATCGCAGCCCTGGCGCTGCGTGAAACGCTGCTGGAAACGGCCGGCCTCCCGGCTGAGCTCAAATGGCCCAACGATGTCCTGGTGCGCGGCAGGAAAATCGCCGGCATCCTGGCCCAGCTGGGCCCCATGGTGGACGGCAGCGTGCCCCCCGTCATCCTGGGGACCGGGCTGAACGTCACGCTGCGCGAAAGCGAACTTCCGGTTCCCACTGCCACGTCCGTGGTCATCGAAGGTGCCCGCACCACCGACCGCACCGCGCTGCTGAAAAGCTACCTGTCCCACTTCGCGGTCCTGTACCGCAGTTTCTGCAACGCCGACGGCGACCCGACGGCAGGCATGGCGGGGGGCCCTTCGCTGCACAAAAGGGTTGAGGCCGTCATGGTCACCCTGGGAAAGCAGGTGCGCGCACAGCTGCCCGGCGACCACGAAATCATTGGGCATGCATCCCGGCTGGATGACTATGGCTCCCTGTTGGTGGTGGACCGGGACTCGCACGAGCACGTGGTCACTGCCGGTGACGTGGTGCACCTGCGGCCCTGGACATCCCCGGACGCGCCAAACCAGGGTGGGTATGCGTAA
- a CDS encoding NAD(P)-dependent oxidoreductase: protein MTSSDDALHASESPYRAAGSLAGRTILLSGGSRGIGLAIALRAARDGANIVLLAKTGEPHPKLAGTVYTAAKELEAAGGQALPLVGDVRRDEDVAGAVAAAMDRFGGIDIVINNASAIDLSTTDAVDMKKYDLMQDINVRGTFLLSKLALPALRASEQGHILTLSPPLNLHPSWAGKHLAYTMAKYGMSLTTLGLAEELKADGIRVNSLWPCTLIDTAAIRNMPHGDTMVLAARGPQIMADAAHAVLTGSNLAAGAPPSGNFYTDEQVLAAAGVTDFRPYSLGAPEDRLVPDIFL, encoded by the coding sequence ATGACTTCAAGCGACGATGCTTTGCATGCCTCCGAAAGCCCGTACCGGGCCGCCGGCTCCCTGGCGGGCCGGACCATCCTGCTGTCCGGCGGCAGCCGCGGGATCGGCCTGGCCATCGCCCTGAGGGCGGCCCGGGACGGCGCCAATATCGTCCTCCTTGCCAAGACGGGGGAGCCGCACCCCAAGCTGGCGGGCACCGTGTATACGGCTGCCAAGGAGCTGGAGGCGGCCGGAGGCCAGGCGTTGCCCCTGGTGGGCGACGTGCGCAGGGACGAAGACGTGGCCGGCGCCGTGGCCGCAGCCATGGACCGGTTCGGCGGCATCGACATCGTCATCAACAACGCCTCCGCCATTGACCTCTCCACCACGGACGCCGTGGACATGAAGAAGTACGACCTCATGCAGGACATCAACGTCCGCGGCACCTTCCTGCTGTCCAAGCTGGCGCTCCCGGCGCTCCGTGCCTCCGAACAGGGACACATCCTGACGCTCTCGCCGCCGCTGAACCTCCACCCCTCCTGGGCTGGAAAGCACCTTGCCTACACCATGGCCAAATACGGGATGAGCCTGACCACCCTGGGCCTGGCCGAGGAACTGAAGGCTGACGGGATCAGGGTCAACTCACTGTGGCCGTGCACCCTGATCGACACGGCGGCCATCCGCAACATGCCCCACGGCGACACCATGGTGCTTGCCGCCCGCGGCCCGCAGATCATGGCCGACGCCGCCCACGCCGTCCTGACCGGAAGCAACCTCGCCGCGGGCGCGCCGCCGTCGGGCAACTTCTACACGGATGAGCAGGTCCTCGCCGCCGCGGGTGTGACCGACTTCCGCCCCTACAGCCTGGGGGCACCGGAAGACCGGCTGGTTCCCGACATCTTCCTTTAG
- a CDS encoding phosphatase PAP2 family protein, translating to MLTNLQGTPAETGVHGELRQDTSVGGKDLTRWDTRAGRRLVGVVHRLSQVLGPHGALILTLLVGAVISAALTAAFSEVYEAVVAADGVAGLDHPILAASKDLRTPALDVAVTAFTDVGGTIGMPVLAIAIMAALALRRRSWTPVILIVTAGLGSLLMTIAGKRLVGRTRPDLSDAVPPYEHSASFPSGHSLNAVVIAGIVAYLIILRLHSNRARIITAAAAALFAVAIGLSRVFLGHHWLTDVLAAWALGAAWLAIVITAHRLYLTVRKHHEPRDVKHTPAGNK from the coding sequence ATGTTGACGAACCTCCAAGGGACGCCGGCTGAGACGGGGGTGCATGGCGAACTTCGCCAGGACACGTCCGTGGGTGGCAAGGACCTCACCAGATGGGACACCCGGGCAGGCCGGCGCCTGGTGGGAGTGGTCCACCGCCTCAGCCAGGTACTGGGCCCGCACGGCGCACTGATCCTGACGCTGCTGGTGGGGGCGGTCATTTCCGCCGCCTTGACCGCCGCGTTCAGCGAGGTCTATGAAGCGGTAGTGGCCGCCGACGGGGTGGCGGGACTTGACCACCCGATATTGGCGGCCAGCAAGGACCTCCGCACCCCCGCCCTGGATGTGGCTGTCACAGCATTCACCGATGTTGGCGGGACCATCGGCATGCCGGTCCTCGCCATCGCCATCATGGCGGCGCTCGCGTTGCGTCGCCGCTCCTGGACCCCCGTCATCCTGATCGTCACCGCGGGCTTGGGTTCACTGCTGATGACCATCGCCGGCAAGCGCCTGGTGGGACGAACGCGGCCGGACCTCAGCGACGCCGTACCGCCCTACGAACACTCGGCATCGTTTCCCAGTGGGCACTCACTGAACGCGGTGGTGATTGCGGGCATCGTGGCGTACCTCATCATCCTGCGGCTCCACTCGAACCGCGCCCGCATCATCACCGCCGCAGCGGCAGCCCTCTTCGCCGTTGCGATCGGCCTGAGCAGGGTCTTCCTGGGCCATCACTGGCTCACCGATGTGCTGGCCGCCTGGGCACTGGGTGCTGCCTGGCTGGCGATCGTGATCACCGCCCACCGCCTCTACCTGACGGTCAGGAAGCACCACGAACCACGAGACGTTAAGCACACCCCTGCCGGGAATAAGTAA
- a CDS encoding acyl-CoA carboxylase epsilon subunit translates to MTASPEAPEPQAEPLLSVVKGQPSAEELAALAAVVLSLSGESPAPARTASVRHWVRRQQLRLAPTPGPGAWRRSQG, encoded by the coding sequence GTGACGGCGTCTCCCGAAGCCCCGGAACCCCAGGCCGAACCCCTGCTCTCTGTGGTCAAAGGGCAGCCGAGCGCCGAGGAGCTGGCCGCGCTGGCCGCCGTCGTCCTTTCCCTCAGCGGGGAAAGCCCGGCACCGGCCAGGACCGCCAGCGTGCGGCACTGGGTGCGGAGGCAGCAGCTGCGGCTCGCCCCCACGCCCGGACCGGGAGCATGGAGACGCAGCCAGGGCTGA
- a CDS encoding DUF885 domain-containing protein has translation MTTDTAPATRPHTRIDDVADNYTDTLIRLNPTFATTLGLAGHETEYQDFSPAGIAGFAEAARDALVALEGLEPEDDVDAVTLDAMQERLGLQLLIHASGWEYADLNNIASPAQDIRAIFDLMPTETEQDWEHIAGRAHNVPAAISGYTESLLMARDAGKVAAARQVRIVIEQVSKYAAGDGFFAKLAAGAATAAGPLPTALQEKLDAGADAARRAYTGLAEFLRTELLPAAPEKDAVGRARYALASRSFLGAEVDLEETYAWGVQELDRLIAEQEQVAAAIKAGATIAEAKEILNNDPARQLKGTEALREWMQDLSDKAVAELAGVHFDIPEVMKTLECRIAPTDEGGIYYTGPSDDFSRPGRMWWSVPAGEDTFTTWAETTTVYHEGVPGHHLQVATATYRRELLNKWRRNVCWTSGHGEGWALYAEKLMQELGYLNDPGDHMGMLDMQRMRAARVVFDIGVHLELEMPERWGTGTWTADKGYGFLKENLPISEGQLNFEFTRYLGWPGQAPSYKVGQRLWEQIRAELESRPGFDLKEFHTRALNIGSVGLDTLRRALLS, from the coding sequence GTGACTACCGACACTGCACCCGCCACGCGCCCGCATACCCGGATCGACGATGTCGCGGACAACTACACCGACACCCTGATCAGGCTCAATCCGACCTTTGCCACCACCCTTGGCCTGGCGGGACATGAGACGGAATACCAGGACTTCTCCCCTGCCGGCATCGCCGGGTTCGCCGAGGCGGCACGGGATGCCCTCGTTGCGCTGGAAGGCCTGGAGCCGGAGGACGACGTGGACGCCGTCACCTTGGACGCCATGCAGGAGCGGTTGGGCCTGCAGCTGCTGATCCATGCCTCCGGGTGGGAGTATGCGGACCTGAACAACATTGCCTCCCCGGCCCAGGACATCCGCGCCATCTTTGACCTCATGCCCACCGAAACCGAACAGGACTGGGAGCACATCGCCGGGCGCGCACACAACGTGCCGGCTGCCATCAGCGGCTACACCGAGTCCCTGCTCATGGCCAGGGATGCGGGCAAGGTCGCCGCTGCCCGCCAGGTGCGCATCGTCATCGAACAGGTGAGCAAGTACGCCGCCGGGGACGGCTTCTTCGCAAAGCTGGCCGCGGGTGCCGCCACGGCTGCGGGGCCGCTGCCCACGGCCCTGCAGGAGAAGCTCGACGCCGGTGCTGACGCTGCCCGCCGGGCCTACACCGGCCTGGCGGAATTCCTGCGCACCGAACTGCTCCCCGCCGCTCCCGAAAAGGATGCCGTGGGCAGGGCCCGCTACGCACTGGCCTCCCGATCCTTCCTGGGCGCAGAGGTGGACCTGGAGGAAACGTACGCGTGGGGCGTCCAGGAACTCGACCGCCTCATCGCGGAGCAGGAACAGGTCGCAGCCGCCATCAAGGCCGGCGCCACCATTGCCGAAGCCAAGGAAATCCTCAACAACGACCCCGCACGGCAACTGAAGGGCACGGAGGCGCTCCGGGAATGGATGCAGGACCTCTCCGACAAGGCCGTGGCCGAACTCGCCGGCGTGCACTTCGACATCCCCGAGGTGATGAAGACACTTGAGTGCCGGATTGCCCCCACCGACGAGGGCGGCATCTATTACACCGGCCCGTCCGACGACTTCAGCCGGCCCGGCCGCATGTGGTGGTCCGTTCCCGCAGGCGAGGACACCTTCACCACCTGGGCCGAAACCACCACCGTGTACCACGAGGGTGTCCCGGGCCACCACCTCCAGGTGGCCACCGCCACCTACCGGCGCGAACTGCTCAACAAGTGGCGCCGGAACGTCTGCTGGACCTCCGGCCACGGCGAGGGCTGGGCCCTCTACGCCGAGAAGCTCATGCAGGAGCTGGGCTACCTGAACGATCCCGGCGACCATATGGGAATGCTGGACATGCAGCGCATGCGGGCAGCCCGCGTGGTCTTCGATATCGGCGTGCACCTCGAACTCGAGATGCCCGAACGCTGGGGAACCGGCACCTGGACCGCGGACAAGGGCTACGGATTCCTCAAGGAAAACCTCCCCATCAGCGAAGGCCAGCTCAACTTCGAGTTCACCCGCTACCTTGGCTGGCCGGGCCAGGCCCCCTCCTACAAAGTTGGCCAGCGGCTCTGGGAACAGATCCGTGCGGAGCTCGAATCACGGCCCGGGTTCGACCTGAAGGAGTTCCACACCAGGGCCCTCAACATCGGCTCTGTTGGACTCGATACCCTGCGGCGGGCGCTGCTGAGCTGA
- a CDS encoding dicarboxylate/amino acid:cation symporter produces the protein MSTQTSTPSPAGKTGFQLPKWAGSFGFQIIAALIVGLGLGLLAKYTGSTKANPSALGATLQTIGSSYVSLLQTAVVPLIFTAVVSSISNLRQVSNAARLAWNTLLWFAITSLIAVLIGMGLGVLLQPGANTGISGDAKYTGKSGDWWAFLVGLFPKNFLGLGASSTVADSGAVTTSVSFNVLQILVIAIAVGVAALKVGKAAEPFLTLNASALAVIQKVLWWIIRIAPLGTIGLIGNAVAVYGWDTIGSLGKFTVAIYAGLVLVLFVVYPILIRSHGLSIKQYFSGVWPAVQLAFVSRSSVGTLPLTQRVTERSLGVPRAYASFAVPLGATTKMDGCAAIYPAISAIFVAQFFGIHLDFSQYLLIALVSVLGSAATAGTTGAVVMLTLTLSTLGLPLAGVGLLLAIDPILDMGRTAVNVAGQALVPTIVAKRQGILDESLYNAPRNGTPFVEEETGSDAAAGGSATDGTSADTAPRELQDAKA, from the coding sequence GTGAGCACTCAGACAAGCACCCCCTCCCCCGCAGGGAAGACCGGATTCCAGCTCCCCAAGTGGGCGGGTTCCTTCGGCTTCCAGATCATCGCCGCCCTCATTGTGGGTCTTGGCCTCGGCCTGCTGGCAAAGTACACCGGCAGCACCAAGGCCAACCCCAGCGCCCTCGGCGCCACGCTGCAGACCATCGGCTCAAGCTATGTGTCGCTGCTGCAGACCGCCGTTGTTCCGCTGATCTTCACCGCCGTGGTCAGTTCCATCTCCAACCTGCGGCAGGTATCCAACGCCGCCCGGCTGGCGTGGAACACGCTCCTGTGGTTTGCCATCACGTCGCTGATCGCGGTGCTGATCGGCATGGGCCTGGGCGTGCTGCTGCAGCCCGGCGCCAACACCGGCATCTCCGGAGACGCCAAGTACACCGGCAAGTCCGGTGACTGGTGGGCCTTCCTCGTAGGCCTCTTCCCCAAAAACTTCCTCGGCCTGGGCGCCAGCTCCACCGTCGCCGATTCCGGCGCCGTCACCACGTCGGTCAGCTTCAACGTCCTGCAGATCCTGGTCATCGCCATCGCCGTGGGCGTCGCCGCACTCAAGGTGGGCAAGGCCGCAGAGCCGTTCCTCACCCTCAACGCATCAGCCCTTGCCGTGATCCAGAAGGTGCTGTGGTGGATCATCCGCATCGCGCCGCTGGGCACCATCGGCCTCATCGGCAACGCCGTCGCCGTCTACGGCTGGGACACCATCGGCTCACTGGGCAAGTTCACCGTGGCCATCTACGCGGGCCTGGTCCTGGTGCTGTTCGTGGTCTACCCCATCCTGATCCGCAGCCACGGACTGTCCATCAAGCAGTACTTCTCCGGCGTATGGCCTGCCGTGCAGCTGGCCTTCGTGTCCCGTTCCTCCGTGGGAACCCTGCCGCTGACCCAGCGCGTGACCGAGCGCAGCCTGGGCGTGCCCCGCGCTTACGCCTCGTTCGCCGTGCCGCTGGGCGCCACCACCAAGATGGACGGCTGCGCAGCCATCTACCCCGCCATCTCGGCGATCTTCGTGGCCCAGTTCTTCGGAATCCACCTGGACTTCAGCCAGTACCTGCTGATCGCCCTGGTCTCCGTTCTTGGCTCCGCCGCCACGGCCGGCACCACCGGCGCCGTGGTGATGCTCACGCTGACGCTCTCCACGCTGGGACTGCCGCTGGCCGGCGTCGGACTCCTCCTTGCCATCGACCCCATCCTGGACATGGGCCGCACCGCGGTCAACGTCGCAGGCCAGGCGCTGGTGCCCACCATCGTGGCCAAGCGCCAGGGCATCCTGGACGAGTCGCTGTACAACGCCCCCCGCAACGGCACGCCCTTTGTTGAGGAAGAAACAGGCAGCGATGCCGCCGCCGGCGGATCCGCCACGGACGGTACCAGCGCCGACACCGCACCCCGCGAACTGCAGGATGCAAAGGCATAA